The following are encoded together in the Arthrobacter sp. Y-9 genome:
- a CDS encoding NADP-dependent isocitrate dehydrogenase has product MAKIIYTHTDEAPMLATHSFLPVVRAYASSAGVDIETRDISLSGRIISAFSDFLEEDQRIGDALAELGQLAKTPEANIIKLPNISASIPQLKAAIAELQSQGYALPDYPDNPSSDEETDIRSRYDKIKGSAVNPVLREGNSDRRAPLSVKTYARKNPHSMGAWSSDSKTNVATMGQNDFRSNEKSVTLATDDVLTIQEVFADGSVKVLLKDLKVLAGEVVDSTVMRAAALDEFLAGAVQRAKEEGVLFSAHLKATMMKVSDPIIFGHVVKAYFHELFEKYGEQLAAAELSPNNGLAAILAGIDELPEEIRDDVRGLITKALEEGPALAMVDSDKGITNLHVPSDVIVDASMPAMIRIGGHMWGPDGKEHDTLAVLPDSSYAGVYQAVIEDCRANGAYDPTTMGTVPNVGLMAQAAEEYGSHNKTFEIAKAGTVQVVSSDGTVLLEHSVEPGDIWRACQTKDVPVRDWVKLAVTRARASQTPAVFWLDESRAHDAQLIAKVNEYLKEHDTEGLDIRILTPEEATTFTVQRLRRGEDTISVTGNVLRDYLTDLFPILELGTSAKMLSVVPLINGGGLFETGAGGSAPKHVQQLVAEDYLRWDSLGEFFALVPSLELYAEQAGTPGAKVLADTLDRATGTFLLENKSPGRKLGTIDNRGSHFYLALYWAQELAAQKDDAALAEAFAPLAEALAAQEETIVSELLAVQGHPVDLGGYYRPDEAKATAAMRPSATLNGLIDGFGA; this is encoded by the coding sequence ATGGCAAAGATCATCTACACCCACACTGACGAAGCGCCCATGCTCGCCACCCATTCCTTCCTTCCGGTGGTCCGGGCGTACGCCTCCAGCGCGGGTGTGGACATCGAGACCCGGGACATCTCCCTCTCCGGTCGCATCATCTCGGCGTTCAGCGACTTCCTCGAAGAGGACCAGCGCATCGGGGACGCCCTCGCCGAGCTGGGTCAGCTGGCCAAGACCCCGGAAGCGAACATCATCAAGCTTCCGAACATCTCCGCCTCCATCCCGCAGCTCAAGGCCGCCATCGCCGAGCTCCAGAGCCAGGGCTACGCGCTGCCGGACTACCCGGACAACCCCTCCTCGGATGAGGAGACGGACATCCGCTCGCGCTACGACAAGATCAAGGGCTCCGCCGTGAACCCGGTCCTGCGAGAGGGCAACTCGGACCGCCGTGCGCCGCTGTCGGTGAAGACCTACGCCCGCAAGAACCCGCACTCCATGGGCGCCTGGTCGTCCGACTCCAAGACCAACGTGGCCACCATGGGCCAGAACGACTTCCGCTCCAACGAGAAGTCCGTGACCCTGGCCACGGATGACGTCCTGACCATCCAGGAGGTGTTCGCGGACGGTTCCGTCAAGGTCCTTCTGAAGGACCTCAAGGTCCTGGCGGGCGAGGTCGTCGACTCCACTGTGATGCGTGCCGCGGCCCTGGACGAGTTCCTGGCCGGCGCCGTGCAGCGCGCCAAGGAGGAGGGTGTCCTCTTCTCCGCTCACCTCAAGGCCACCATGATGAAGGTCTCCGACCCGATCATCTTCGGCCACGTGGTCAAGGCCTACTTCCACGAGCTCTTCGAGAAGTACGGCGAGCAGCTGGCCGCCGCCGAGCTCAGCCCGAACAACGGCCTGGCCGCCATCCTGGCCGGCATCGACGAGCTGCCCGAGGAGATCCGCGACGACGTCCGCGGCCTCATCACCAAGGCGCTCGAAGAGGGCCCGGCCCTCGCCATGGTCGACTCGGACAAGGGGATCACCAACCTGCACGTCCCGTCCGACGTGATCGTGGACGCCTCCATGCCGGCCATGATCCGCATCGGCGGTCACATGTGGGGCCCGGACGGCAAGGAGCACGACACCCTCGCGGTGCTGCCGGACTCCAGCTACGCCGGCGTCTACCAGGCCGTGATCGAGGACTGCCGTGCCAACGGCGCCTACGACCCCACCACCATGGGCACCGTCCCGAACGTCGGCCTCATGGCCCAGGCCGCCGAGGAGTACGGCAGCCACAACAAGACCTTCGAGATCGCCAAGGCCGGCACCGTCCAGGTCGTCTCCTCGGACGGCACCGTCCTCCTGGAGCACTCCGTGGAGCCGGGCGACATCTGGCGCGCCTGCCAGACCAAGGACGTCCCGGTCCGCGACTGGGTCAAGCTGGCCGTCACCCGTGCCCGCGCCTCCCAGACCCCGGCCGTGTTCTGGCTGGATGAGAGCCGCGCCCACGACGCGCAGCTCATCGCGAAGGTCAACGAGTACCTCAAGGAGCACGACACCGAGGGCCTCGACATCCGCATCCTCACCCCGGAGGAAGCCACCACGTTCACCGTCCAGCGCCTGCGCCGCGGCGAGGACACCATCTCCGTGACCGGCAACGTGCTGCGTGACTACCTCACCGACCTGTTCCCGATCCTGGAGCTGGGCACCTCCGCCAAGATGCTCTCCGTGGTGCCGCTCATCAACGGCGGCGGCCTGTTCGAGACCGGCGCCGGCGGCTCCGCCCCGAAGCACGTGCAGCAGCTCGTGGCCGAGGACTACCTGCGCTGGGACTCCCTCGGTGAGTTCTTCGCCCTGGTCCCGTCCCTGGAGCTCTACGCCGAGCAGGCGGGTACCCCGGGCGCCAAGGTCCTGGCCGACACCCTGGACCGCGCCACGGGCACCTTCCTGCTCGAGAACAAGTCCCCGGGCCGCAAGCTCGGCACCATCGACAACCGCGGTTCGCACTTCTACCTGGCCCTCTACTGGGCGCAGGAGCTCGCCGCGCAGAAGGACGACGCCGCCCTGGCCGAGGCCTTCGCCCCGCTGGCCGAGGCTCTCGCCGCCCAGGAGGAGACCATCGTCTCCGAGCTCCTGGCCGTGCAGGGCCACCCGGTCGACCTGGGCGGTTACTACCGTCCGGACGAGGCCAAGGCCACCGCGGCCATGCGTCCCTCGGCCACGCTCAACGGGCTGATCGACGGCTTCGGCGCCTAG
- a CDS encoding DoxX family protein: protein MASVSTSRTTDTALAVLRIALGVVFFAHGWQKIFTFTLPGVQGSFGQMGVPAADIVGPAVAFLELIGGAALILGLVTRVAGALLALDMLGAIVLVHGGSGIFVDQGGMELVLVLGVGSLALALAGAGRFSLDALLFGRRGGRVAQLA, encoded by the coding sequence ATGGCTTCCGTTTCCACCTCCCGCACCACCGACACCGCTCTGGCCGTTCTCCGGATCGCCCTGGGTGTCGTGTTCTTCGCTCATGGCTGGCAGAAGATCTTCACCTTCACCCTTCCCGGAGTGCAGGGCTCCTTCGGCCAGATGGGTGTTCCCGCCGCCGACATCGTCGGCCCGGCCGTCGCGTTCCTCGAGCTGATCGGCGGCGCAGCGCTCATCCTCGGCTTGGTGACCCGTGTGGCCGGCGCCCTGCTCGCGCTCGACATGCTCGGCGCCATCGTCCTCGTCCACGGCGGGTCCGGGATCTTCGTCGATCAGGGCGGCATGGAGCTCGTCCTGGTGCTCGGCGTCGGCTCGCTGGCCCTCGCCCTCGCAGGCGCCGGGCGGTTCTCGCTCGACGCGCTCCTCTTCGGCCGCCGTGGTGGCCGGGTGGCGCAGCTCGCCTGA
- a CDS encoding Gfo/Idh/MocA family oxidoreductase, with the protein MASLIPRPWLLSQEEQNPAIATGRTLRWGVVSTGNIARSVTADLALLEDAELYAVSSRTQAAADAFAEGHGFAVAYGDDDGVLGYQRLFADPAVDVVYVATPHGQHFEIARAALEAGKPVLVEKALTINAREAEELVRLAEANGLFLMEAMWSRFLPSIQRAFEIAASGELGTVHWISADLGFPCPPNPDARIWARRDGGGALLDLTVYPLLWPLGILGFPDAVDARGTLTEQGVDAQNILSLGYSGGAMATLTSSLLAHGPRSATVAGDQGVLQTFGSVNNPKELHIQTGWDQQRVETFDTVGTGYTYELREVTRSVQQGLTESPTMPWRQSVDVMRLFDGVRAQLGVTYPNDER; encoded by the coding sequence ATGGCTTCCCTCATCCCCCGTCCATGGCTCCTGTCCCAGGAGGAGCAGAATCCCGCGATCGCCACCGGCCGGACCTTGCGCTGGGGTGTGGTCTCCACGGGCAACATCGCCCGCTCGGTGACGGCCGATCTGGCCCTCCTGGAGGACGCCGAACTGTACGCCGTCAGCTCCCGCACCCAGGCCGCCGCGGACGCCTTCGCGGAAGGCCACGGTTTCGCAGTGGCCTATGGCGACGACGACGGCGTCCTCGGCTACCAGCGCCTCTTCGCCGATCCGGCGGTGGACGTCGTCTACGTCGCCACCCCGCACGGCCAGCACTTCGAGATCGCCCGCGCGGCGCTGGAAGCCGGAAAGCCTGTCCTGGTCGAGAAGGCCCTGACCATCAACGCCCGGGAGGCCGAAGAGCTCGTCCGGCTGGCCGAGGCGAACGGCCTGTTCCTCATGGAGGCGATGTGGAGCCGCTTCCTGCCGTCCATCCAGCGGGCCTTCGAGATCGCGGCGAGCGGCGAGCTCGGCACCGTGCACTGGATCTCGGCCGACCTCGGTTTCCCGTGCCCGCCGAACCCGGACGCCCGGATCTGGGCCCGCCGCGACGGTGGCGGCGCTCTTCTGGACCTCACGGTGTACCCGCTGCTCTGGCCGCTGGGCATCCTCGGCTTCCCCGACGCCGTGGACGCCCGCGGCACTCTCACGGAGCAGGGCGTGGACGCCCAGAACATCCTGAGCCTCGGCTATTCGGGCGGCGCCATGGCCACCCTCACCTCATCCCTGCTGGCCCACGGACCGCGCAGCGCGACCGTGGCCGGCGACCAGGGCGTCCTCCAGACCTTCGGCTCCGTCAACAACCCGAAGGAACTGCACATCCAGACCGGCTGGGACCAGCAGCGGGTGGAGACCTTCGACACGGTCGGCACCGGCTACACCTACGAACTGCGCGAGGTCACGCGCAGTGTCCAGCAGGGCCTCACGGAGAGCCCCACCATGCCGTGGCGCCAGTCGGTGGACGTCATGCGGCTGTTCGACGGGGTGCGGGCTCAGCTCGGCGTCACCTACCCCAACGACGAGCGCTGA
- the phnE gene encoding phosphonate ABC transporter, permease protein PhnE produces MSAPTLKPVATRPGKAPRPALRGRKHWLRWTVVAAVVVFLHVLAIQGTDFQPQLLVDGWKGMAQFLADAFPPDLNWEKTIQPGLDATLVTLWIGLLGTTFSIPTALLLAVLGARTTSPAGWVYQVARAILSFFRAVPDIVFALIFVTAVGLGPFPGVLALICHNTGVMGKLWAEAMEEIDAGPQEALRAAGANRIQQVANATLPMVVPQFVGLLLYRFDVNVRSSLVLGLVGAGGIGLLINQSIKTFRFDAMLTHIIIVLVLIVVVDQLSAFVRKRLAA; encoded by the coding sequence ATGAGCGCGCCGACCCTGAAGCCCGTGGCCACGCGGCCCGGGAAGGCCCCCCGGCCCGCCCTGCGCGGGCGGAAGCACTGGCTCCGCTGGACGGTGGTGGCCGCCGTCGTCGTGTTCCTCCATGTCCTGGCGATCCAGGGCACCGACTTCCAGCCGCAGCTGCTGGTGGACGGCTGGAAGGGCATGGCCCAGTTCCTCGCGGACGCCTTCCCGCCGGACCTGAACTGGGAGAAGACCATCCAGCCCGGCCTGGACGCCACCTTGGTGACGCTCTGGATCGGTCTGCTCGGGACGACCTTCTCCATTCCGACGGCCCTCCTGCTCGCCGTGCTGGGCGCCCGCACCACCAGCCCCGCGGGCTGGGTCTACCAGGTGGCCCGCGCCATCCTGTCGTTCTTCCGCGCGGTCCCTGACATCGTGTTCGCGCTGATCTTCGTGACGGCCGTCGGCCTGGGGCCGTTCCCCGGCGTGCTGGCGCTGATCTGCCACAACACCGGTGTCATGGGCAAACTCTGGGCAGAAGCCATGGAGGAGATCGACGCCGGCCCGCAGGAGGCCCTGCGCGCGGCCGGCGCCAACCGGATCCAGCAGGTGGCGAACGCGACGCTGCCCATGGTCGTGCCCCAGTTCGTGGGTCTGCTGCTCTACCGTTTCGACGTCAACGTCCGCTCCTCGCTGGTCCTCGGACTCGTGGGCGCGGGCGGCATCGGGCTGCTCATCAACCAGTCCATCAAGACCTTCCGCTTCGATGCGATGCTGACCCACATCATCATCGTGCTCGTCCTGATCGTGGTGGTGGATCAGCTCTCCGCCTTCGTCCGCAAGCGCCTGGCGGCCTGA
- a CDS encoding phosphonate ABC transporter ATP-binding protein: protein MTGPLLEVTSLAKSFGGRKVLDGVDFTVAAGELVAFLGANGSGKSTTLRCVMGITEPDAGTIKLGGQDLGLLQGRALQQARGKAAMIFQKIHLVPRRTALENVCTGALARMSTGRSLSPLFFPDSVLEEAMDCLDRVGLADRAHDRVSRLSGGQQQRVAVARALCQRADVVLADEPVSALDPHAAEQVMQLLAGLAHEHGLAVAAVLHQPDLALRHADRAIGLMNGRMVFDSPVSGLGAAQLDHLYAPDRKVAA from the coding sequence ATGACCGGCCCGCTGCTTGAGGTGACCTCCCTCGCCAAATCGTTCGGCGGCCGGAAGGTCCTGGACGGCGTCGACTTCACGGTCGCCGCCGGGGAACTCGTCGCCTTCCTCGGAGCCAACGGTTCGGGGAAGTCCACGACGCTGCGCTGCGTCATGGGCATCACCGAACCCGACGCCGGGACCATCAAGCTGGGCGGGCAGGACCTCGGCCTGCTGCAGGGCCGCGCCCTGCAGCAGGCGCGCGGCAAGGCGGCCATGATCTTCCAGAAGATCCACCTGGTCCCCCGCCGCACCGCGCTGGAGAACGTCTGCACCGGCGCCCTCGCCCGGATGAGCACAGGCCGCAGCCTGAGCCCGCTCTTCTTCCCGGACTCCGTGCTGGAGGAGGCCATGGACTGCCTCGATCGCGTGGGACTCGCGGACCGCGCCCACGACCGCGTGAGCCGCCTGTCCGGCGGGCAGCAGCAGCGCGTCGCGGTCGCCCGAGCCCTGTGCCAGCGGGCCGATGTGGTGCTGGCCGACGAACCGGTCTCCGCCCTCGACCCCCACGCTGCCGAGCAGGTCATGCAGCTGCTGGCGGGCCTGGCTCATGAGCACGGCCTCGCGGTGGCGGCGGTCCTCCACCAGCCGGACCTCGCGCTGCGTCATGCGGACCGCGCCATCGGCCTGATGAACGGCCGCATGGTGTTCGATTCCCCCGTGTCCGGGCTGGGCGCCGCCCAGCTGGACCACCTCTACGCACCGGACAGGAAGGTGGCGGCATGA
- a CDS encoding phosphate/phosphite/phosphonate ABC transporter substrate-binding protein translates to MKQLSRARITATAALSLTAALALSACGGTSQAGTGTASAGGASATCPNGEIKFGIEPYEAPDKLIPAYNVLADALSQKLNCPVKVQVVDDYAAEVLAMRNGKLDLGEFGPLGFVFASQQAGAEPLASFATADKKLSSYKAGIWVPKDSPLKSIADLKGKTLALGSNGSTSGDALPRYALQKAGIAEKDVKLDYAGGHPEALLALKNGKVDAAEINTQTLATATKEGTFKASDFRQIWASDPIPNDPITVRKDADPAFKKAVAEALLQLDTKDVAKVGAFLDVTPPGPMVAVTKDDYQPLFDLATALNLTEKNL, encoded by the coding sequence ATGAAGCAGCTTTCGCGCGCCCGGATCACCGCCACGGCGGCCCTTTCGCTCACCGCGGCACTCGCCCTCAGCGCCTGCGGCGGCACCTCTCAGGCCGGCACGGGCACCGCCTCGGCGGGCGGCGCCTCCGCCACGTGCCCCAACGGTGAGATCAAGTTCGGCATCGAGCCCTACGAGGCCCCGGACAAGCTGATCCCGGCCTACAACGTCCTGGCCGACGCCCTGTCCCAGAAGCTCAACTGCCCCGTCAAGGTCCAGGTGGTCGACGACTACGCCGCCGAAGTCCTCGCCATGCGCAACGGCAAGCTCGACCTGGGCGAGTTCGGCCCGCTGGGCTTCGTCTTCGCCAGCCAGCAGGCCGGCGCCGAGCCGCTCGCGTCCTTCGCGACCGCGGACAAGAAGCTCTCGAGCTACAAGGCCGGCATCTGGGTGCCCAAGGACAGCCCGCTGAAGTCCATCGCCGACCTCAAGGGCAAGACCCTGGCCCTCGGCTCCAACGGCTCCACCTCCGGTGACGCCCTCCCCCGCTACGCTCTGCAGAAGGCGGGCATCGCGGAGAAGGACGTCAAGCTGGACTACGCCGGCGGCCACCCGGAAGCCCTGCTCGCGCTGAAGAACGGCAAGGTCGACGCTGCCGAGATCAACACGCAGACCCTGGCCACCGCCACCAAGGAGGGCACTTTCAAGGCCTCCGATTTCCGCCAGATCTGGGCCTCCGACCCCATCCCCAACGACCCGATCACGGTCCGCAAGGATGCCGACCCGGCGTTCAAGAAGGCCGTCGCGGAGGCACTGCTTCAGCTCGACACGAAGGACGTCGCCAAGGTCGGCGCCTTCCTCGACGTGACCCCTCCCGGCCCCATGGTCGCCGTCACGAAGGACGACTACCAGCCGCTCTTCGACCTCGCCACCGCCCTCAACCTGACCGAGAAGAACCTCTGA
- a CDS encoding TIGR03364 family FAD-dependent oxidoreductase, translating to MNKEISTDLLVVGAGIVGLAHAAVAAESGLTVRVIDRDHQAVGASIRNFGHCCITAQSGELYELAQASRRQWLKFSELAGFWAATSGAVVVARTEAELAVLHELSAAREPGQVTVLDAAATRAKLGPAGTQADWPGLIGGAFLRDDLRVDPRTTVARIASWLDSLPNAEVSWNTTAAGFTPLPDGGVRISTSRGDLTASRVVVCVGHDLDHLFPEEAAAHRIQRCSLTMALGRMPDGFHLGPAVLTATSMLRYPAFVETAAAGALRDEVSTTAPELLEIGANVMFTQRPDGSLLLGDSHHYHQSAPPFLDESVAETLLEHLEATLGSRPRVIERWQGVYASSEIAPLFQQEVLPQVTAVSVTSGVGMTLSFGLAERTIDSLFA from the coding sequence GTGAACAAGGAAATCTCAACCGACCTCCTGGTGGTCGGCGCCGGCATCGTGGGCCTGGCCCATGCCGCCGTCGCCGCCGAGAGCGGCCTGACCGTCCGCGTGATCGACCGGGATCACCAGGCCGTGGGCGCCTCCATCCGGAACTTCGGCCACTGCTGCATCACCGCCCAGAGCGGCGAGCTGTACGAGCTGGCCCAGGCGTCCCGCCGGCAGTGGCTCAAGTTCTCCGAACTCGCCGGTTTCTGGGCCGCCACCTCGGGGGCCGTCGTCGTCGCCCGCACCGAGGCCGAGCTCGCCGTCCTGCACGAACTTTCCGCCGCCCGCGAACCGGGCCAGGTCACCGTCCTCGACGCGGCCGCCACCCGCGCCAAGCTCGGACCCGCAGGCACGCAGGCGGATTGGCCCGGCCTGATCGGCGGGGCCTTCCTCCGCGATGATCTGCGCGTCGACCCCCGCACGACCGTGGCCCGCATCGCCTCCTGGCTGGATTCGCTCCCGAACGCCGAGGTCTCCTGGAACACGACGGCCGCCGGCTTCACCCCGCTGCCCGACGGCGGCGTCCGGATCAGCACCTCCCGCGGCGACCTCACCGCCTCCCGGGTCGTGGTGTGCGTCGGACACGATCTGGACCACCTCTTCCCGGAGGAGGCGGCGGCCCACCGGATCCAGCGCTGTTCCCTCACCATGGCTCTGGGCCGGATGCCGGACGGCTTCCACCTGGGCCCCGCGGTCCTCACCGCCACCTCCATGCTCCGCTACCCCGCCTTCGTCGAGACCGCCGCGGCAGGAGCCCTGCGCGACGAGGTCTCGACCACCGCGCCCGAGCTGCTGGAGATCGGCGCGAACGTCATGTTCACCCAGCGGCCGGACGGTTCCCTCCTGCTGGGCGACTCGCACCACTACCACCAGAGCGCCCCTCCGTTCCTGGACGAGTCCGTCGCCGAGACCCTGCTGGAACACCTCGAGGCGACCCTGGGATCACGGCCCCGGGTCATCGAGCGGTGGCAGGGCGTCTACGCCTCCTCGGAGATCGCACCGCTCTTCCAGCAGGAGGTCCTCCCGCAGGTCACCGCCGTGTCCGTCACCTCGGGCGTCGGTATGACGCTCTCGTTCGGCCTGGCCGAGCGCACCATCGACTCCCTCTTCGCCTGA
- a CDS encoding GntR family transcriptional regulator — MSIQPTSPLHRRLSEEFMARINNGTWPAGSRLPSEAELCREFGTSRGPIRQALAFLRSEGAISGGRGRSPVVRGGVPSQSFSTFNSFTEWARKMGKEPGQRTVEVAIRQAGPEAAAALDIAVGDKVVDVVRVRYLDGEVAMLETSTFIHEVGRLLLDFDTDGGSIFEFLRQQGIRIHSARHTIDAVAASPAQAEALGTQPGSPLLRERRLTATEDGTHVEFAEDCYLPGITNFSIDNTVEQRAALIRIHTEGH, encoded by the coding sequence GTGAGCATTCAGCCGACATCACCGCTGCACCGCCGCCTGAGCGAAGAGTTCATGGCCCGCATCAACAACGGCACCTGGCCGGCCGGGAGCCGTCTCCCGAGCGAGGCCGAGCTGTGCCGCGAATTCGGCACCAGCAGGGGACCCATCCGCCAGGCGCTCGCCTTCCTCAGGAGCGAAGGTGCCATCAGTGGCGGGCGCGGGCGCTCGCCGGTGGTGCGGGGCGGCGTGCCGTCCCAGTCTTTCTCCACCTTCAACTCCTTCACCGAGTGGGCCCGGAAGATGGGCAAGGAGCCGGGCCAGCGCACCGTGGAGGTCGCCATCCGGCAGGCCGGCCCCGAAGCCGCGGCGGCCCTGGACATCGCGGTGGGGGACAAGGTGGTGGACGTCGTGCGGGTCCGGTACCTCGACGGCGAGGTGGCGATGCTGGAGACCAGCACGTTCATCCACGAGGTGGGCCGCTTGCTCCTCGACTTCGACACCGACGGCGGTTCCATCTTCGAATTCCTCCGGCAGCAGGGCATCAGGATCCACAGCGCCCGCCACACCATCGACGCGGTCGCGGCCTCCCCGGCTCAGGCGGAGGCGCTCGGGACCCAGCCGGGTTCGCCCCTGCTCCGCGAGCGGCGACTGACCGCCACGGAGGACGGGACGCACGTGGAGTTCGCCGAGGACTGCTACCTGCCGGGCATCACCAACTTCAGCATCGACAACACCGTGGAACAGCGGGCAGCGCTGATCCGCATCCACACCGAAGGACACTGA
- a CDS encoding phosphonatase-like hydrolase, producing MTHLVACDMAGTTIDEHGDVYRALAQSVEEAGVCTTEEDVQAWMGADKVEAITALLKLGGHDADPATVAHSFSRFREILAALYAENPPTALPGVEEALNGLRARGVKVALTTGFSADVAHPLLHALNWTTADAPDAGQAALVLDAVVTSDEVSAGRPAPFMIHRAMERTGVLDVRDVLAVGDTVNDLQAAEHAGVRGIGVLTGKLGREELAAHPHEAILESVADLPALV from the coding sequence ATGACGCATCTGGTCGCCTGTGACATGGCCGGCACCACCATCGACGAGCACGGCGACGTGTACCGCGCCCTGGCTCAGAGCGTGGAGGAGGCGGGGGTGTGCACCACCGAGGAGGACGTCCAGGCTTGGATGGGCGCGGACAAGGTGGAGGCCATCACGGCGCTGCTGAAGCTCGGGGGCCACGACGCCGACCCGGCCACCGTGGCGCACTCCTTCTCCCGCTTCCGCGAGATCCTCGCCGCCCTGTACGCGGAGAACCCGCCCACCGCCCTGCCGGGCGTCGAGGAGGCCCTGAACGGGCTGCGGGCACGCGGCGTGAAGGTGGCCCTGACCACCGGCTTCTCGGCCGACGTCGCGCATCCGCTGCTGCACGCGCTGAACTGGACGACCGCGGACGCCCCCGACGCAGGCCAGGCGGCGCTCGTGCTCGACGCGGTGGTCACGAGCGATGAGGTGAGCGCGGGCCGGCCCGCGCCGTTCATGATCCACCGCGCCATGGAGCGCACGGGGGTCCTGGACGTCCGGGACGTCCTCGCGGTGGGGGACACGGTGAACGACCTGCAGGCCGCCGAGCACGCCGGGGTCCGCGGGATCGGAGTCCTCACCGGCAAGCTGGGCCGCGAGGAGCTGGCGGCGCACCCGCACGAGGCCATTCTCGAGTCCGTCGCGGATCTCCCGGCGCTCGTCTGA
- a CDS encoding sugar-binding protein gives MRMFGKAGKVAAITAIAALALTACGRSESGSSGNASGAAGFAKDALIGVALPQKTSENWVLAEKLFNDGLTGAGFKADVQFANGGVSEQQNQISSMVTKGAKVIVVGAIDGSQLGTQLKQAHDNGAIVIAYDRLVKNTDAVDYYVAYDNFKVGELQGQALLDGMKAKKASGPYNVELFAGSPDDANAKVFFDGAMSVLKPKIDDGTLKVVSGQKSFEQAVTQGWKAENAQKRMDTILAGSYGSASLDGVLSPNDTLARAILTSVKAAGKPTPVVTGQDSEVESVKSIMAGQQYSTINKDTRKLVEHALEMVKGLQAGNKPEINDDKSYNNGVKVVPAFLLPPVIVTKENVKTAYEGDPVLGPITK, from the coding sequence ATGCGCATGTTCGGAAAAGCGGGCAAAGTCGCCGCCATCACCGCCATCGCCGCGCTGGCTCTCACGGCCTGTGGCCGCAGCGAGTCCGGCTCCAGCGGGAACGCCTCCGGCGCGGCCGGTTTCGCCAAGGACGCCCTGATCGGCGTCGCTCTTCCGCAGAAGACCAGTGAGAACTGGGTCCTCGCGGAGAAGCTCTTCAACGACGGTCTGACCGGAGCCGGTTTCAAGGCTGACGTCCAGTTCGCCAACGGTGGCGTCTCGGAGCAGCAGAACCAGATCAGCTCCATGGTCACCAAGGGCGCCAAGGTCATCGTGGTCGGCGCCATCGACGGCTCCCAGCTCGGCACCCAGCTCAAGCAGGCCCACGACAACGGCGCGATCGTCATCGCCTACGACCGCCTGGTCAAGAACACCGACGCCGTGGACTACTACGTGGCCTACGACAACTTCAAGGTCGGCGAGCTGCAGGGCCAGGCCCTGCTCGACGGCATGAAGGCCAAGAAGGCCAGCGGTCCGTACAACGTGGAGCTCTTCGCGGGCTCCCCGGATGACGCCAACGCGAAGGTCTTCTTCGACGGCGCCATGAGCGTGCTCAAGCCGAAGATCGACGACGGCACCCTCAAGGTCGTCTCCGGTCAGAAGAGCTTCGAGCAGGCCGTGACCCAGGGCTGGAAGGCTGAGAACGCCCAGAAGCGCATGGACACCATCCTGGCCGGCAGCTACGGCTCCGCCTCGCTGGACGGCGTGCTCTCCCCGAACGACACCCTGGCCCGCGCCATCCTGACCTCCGTCAAGGCCGCCGGCAAGCCGACCCCCGTGGTCACCGGCCAGGATTCCGAGGTCGAATCCGTGAAGTCCATCATGGCGGGTCAGCAGTACTCCACCATCAACAAGGACACCCGCAAGCTCGTGGAGCACGCTCTCGAGATGGTCAAGGGTCTGCAGGCCGGCAACAAGCCGGAGATCAATGACGACAAGTCCTACAACAACGGCGTGAAGGTCGTTCCGGCCTTCCTGCTCCCCCCGGTCATCGTGACCAAGGAGAACGTCAAGACCGCTTACGAAGGCGATCCGGTCCTCGGCCCGATCACCAAGTGA